The genomic interval ATCGTGGTGTCGTGCAGCGCGTCGGAGTACAGCGAGGCGGAGTGGGCGGAGTCGCGCACGCGCGAGCCGGCGTGCCTGCACGGCGACGGGTTCGACCTGGGGCCGCTGCACGACATCACGCAGCTGCAACTGCTGGACCGCTGCCGCGTCTCCGTATACAGGTCGGACATCACTCGGTTTTCCCCACTCATAATATCGATGTTTGAATCGATTTTAACCTAGCATCGCAACCTAGCATTAGAAATTTTCAACGAATACaaagttacaaatatttatttgtaaatcttgtCATTCAGAGAACACCATCGTGAGATCTTGAAGACGCAAAGCGTGCGTCGTTGCATGATGTTCATCGCCAAAATGAAGAAACACATCCTGAGCAAAGTCCATCTCACTCTGGAGAAACCAGATGTAAGTGTGACATTTCAGCTTTAAGAATAAGTTATGctaattacacaaaaatgttattaatctTTGAGAGGCCTAAAAGGGAATTCCCCTTTGAATTGAAAAGCAAGCAATGATTTATTGGCAATCCAGCGATCACGCAATGCATTGTATATACTTGTTTTGGTTTATTAGGGCtaccaaaaaaaa from Manduca sexta isolate Smith_Timp_Sample1 unplaced genomic scaffold, JHU_Msex_v1.0 HiC_scaffold_1482, whole genome shotgun sequence carries:
- the LOC119191409 gene encoding uncharacterized protein LOC119191409 gives rise to the protein MRRQPSDPPRECQVRFTTPTDSSGSDLSAQSDVTKEEDKDSDHKEGSEASEMRDISKYKRDEDEVDSGVESTRTNEAATTPEIVVSCSASEYSEAEWAESRTREPACLHGDGFDLGPLHDITQLQLLDRCRVSVYREHHREILKTQSVRRCMMFIAKMKKHILSKVHLTLEKPDVSVTFQL